A segment of the bacterium genome:
TAAAACTCGCAACCACTGTACCGGCGACCAATGCCCGCCGAAATGCCGCTTGGTTCAGTGAACCTTCTACCGCCAATCTTCCCATAAATCCACCGGCAAAACTATCGCCTGCGCCAGTTGGATCGATTACATCGGAAATTGGGATCGCTGGTAAGGCAAAGAATTCACCGCTGGCAAAATGCATCGTCGCGCCATGTTCTCCACGCTTTACGATGACAACTTTCGGTCCCAATGAAAACAATTTTGCGACTGCTTTCGGAATACTTGTGATGTCGGTGATGAGGCGAATTTCTTCATCATTTAGTACGATGGCATCGACTTTTCCTATGACTTGGAGCAAAGCGTCGCGGCGATTCTCAATCCACAATCTAATTGTATCAAGTAAAACAAACTTCGGACGTTCGATTTGATTCAATACCGACATTTGTAATTCAGGAAGAGTATTACCCCTGTC
Coding sequences within it:
- a CDS encoding PfkB family carbohydrate kinase; its protein translation is DRGNTLPELQMSVLNQIERPKFVLLDTIRLWIENRRDALLQVIGKVDAIVLNDEEIRLITDITSIPKAVAKLFSLGPKVVIVKRGEHGATMHFASGEFFALPAIPISDVIDPTGAGDSFAGGFMGRLAVEGSLNQAAFRRALVAGTVVASFTVQAFGLEKLVTVTPAELAEREAFLLQSIRVA